The Serratia rhizosphaerae genome has a segment encoding these proteins:
- the rho gene encoding transcription termination factor Rho, whose amino-acid sequence MNLTELKNTPVSDLITLGENMGLENLARMRKQDIIFSILKQHAKSGEDIFGDGVLEILQDGFGFLRSGDSSYLAGPDDIYVSPSQIRRFNLRTGDTISGKIRPPKEGERYFALLKVNEVNYDKPENARSKILFENLTPLHANSRLRMERGNGSTEDLTARVLDLASPIGRGQRGLIVAPPKAGKTMLLQNIAQSIAYNHPDCVLMVLLIDERPEEVTEMQRLVKGEVIASTFDEPASRHVQVAEMVIEKAKRLVEHKKDVIILLDSITRLARAYNTVVPASGKVLTGGVDANALHRPKRFFGAARNVEEGGSLTIIATALVDTGSKMDEVIYEEFKGTGNMELHLSRKIAEKRVFPAIDYNRSGTRKEELLTSSEELQKMWILRKIIHPMGEIDAMEFLINKLAMTKTNDEFFDMMKRS is encoded by the coding sequence ATGAATCTTACCGAATTAAAGAACACGCCGGTTTCTGACCTGATCACACTCGGCGAAAATATGGGGCTGGAAAACCTGGCCCGCATGCGTAAGCAGGACATTATCTTTTCCATTCTCAAGCAGCATGCGAAAAGCGGAGAGGATATTTTCGGTGATGGCGTGCTGGAGATATTGCAGGATGGATTTGGTTTCCTCCGTTCCGGAGACAGTTCCTACCTCGCAGGCCCCGACGACATCTACGTATCCCCTAGCCAAATCCGCCGCTTCAACCTCCGTACAGGTGACACCATTTCCGGTAAGATTCGTCCGCCAAAAGAAGGCGAACGTTACTTTGCCCTGCTGAAGGTTAACGAAGTCAACTACGACAAACCGGAAAACGCCCGCAGCAAAATTCTGTTCGAAAACCTGACGCCGCTGCACGCCAACTCGCGTCTGCGTATGGAGCGCGGCAACGGTTCAACCGAAGACCTGACCGCTCGCGTACTGGATCTGGCATCGCCGATCGGTCGCGGCCAGCGCGGCCTGATCGTCGCGCCGCCGAAAGCCGGTAAGACCATGCTGCTGCAGAACATTGCCCAGAGCATCGCCTACAACCATCCGGATTGTGTGCTGATGGTGCTGCTGATCGACGAACGTCCGGAAGAAGTGACCGAGATGCAGCGTCTGGTGAAGGGTGAAGTGATCGCCTCTACCTTCGATGAACCGGCTTCCCGCCACGTGCAGGTTGCGGAAATGGTGATTGAAAAGGCTAAACGTCTGGTTGAGCACAAGAAGGACGTCATTATCCTGCTTGACTCCATCACCCGTCTGGCGCGTGCCTACAACACCGTGGTGCCGGCCTCCGGCAAGGTGCTGACCGGTGGTGTGGATGCCAACGCCCTGCACCGTCCGAAGCGCTTCTTCGGCGCGGCGCGTAATGTGGAAGAGGGCGGCAGCCTGACCATTATCGCTACTGCGCTGGTGGATACCGGTTCGAAGATGGACGAAGTGATTTACGAAGAGTTCAAGGGCACCGGTAACATGGAACTGCACCTGTCGCGTAAAATTGCGGAAAAACGTGTCTTCCCGGCGATTGATTACAACCGCTCCGGTACCCGTAAGGAAGAGCTGCTCACCAGTTCTGAAGAGCTGCAGAAGATGTGGATCCTGCGCAAGATTATCCACCCGATGGGGGAGATCGATGCGATGGAGTTCCTCATTAATAAATTGGCGATGACGAAAACCAATGATGAGTTCTTCGATATGATGAAGCGCTCATAA
- the trxA gene encoding thioredoxin TrxA: MSDKIIHLTDDSFATEVLNAEGPILVDFWAEWCGPCKMIAPILNEIAEEFDGKLTISKLNIDENPATAPKYGIRGIPTLLLFKNGEVAATKVGALSKGQLKDFLTANL; encoded by the coding sequence ATGAGCGATAAAATTATTCACCTGACTGACGACAGCTTTGCTACAGAGGTGCTGAATGCCGAAGGGCCAATCCTGGTCGACTTCTGGGCTGAGTGGTGTGGTCCGTGCAAGATGATTGCTCCGATTCTTAATGAAATTGCCGAAGAGTTCGACGGCAAATTGACTATCAGCAAACTGAACATCGACGAGAACCCGGCTACCGCACCTAAGTACGGTATCCGCGGCATCCCAACGCTGTTGCTGTTCAAGAACGGTGAAGTGGCGGCGACCAAAGTGGGCGCACTGTCCAAAGGTCAGCTGAAAGATTTCCTGACCGCCAATCTGTAA
- the wecA gene encoding UDP-N-acetylglucosamine--undecaprenyl-phosphate N-acetylglucosaminephosphotransferase, with translation MSTEILFVFLFSLAFLFVARKVAKRVGLVDKPNYRKRHQGLIPLVGGISVYAGLCFAFLISDQTIAHSQLYLACAGLLVFVGALDDRFDISVKIRAFVQALVGVVMMVFAGLYLHSFGYILGGWEMQLGPFGYLLTLFAVWAAINAFNMVDGIDGLLGGLSCVSFGALGVLLYFSGHAELAFWCFAMIAAIVPYILLNLGILGRRYKVFMGDAGSTLIGFTAIWLLLQSSQGQTPAIRPVTALWIIAIPLMDMIAIMYRRLRKGMSPFSPDRQHIHHLIMRAGFTPRQAFVLITLAAALLAAIGVLGEWLTFIPEWFMLALFLLAFLFYGYCIKRAWRVARYIKRIKRRMRRSMDNKQVP, from the coding sequence ATGAGTACTGAAATTCTATTTGTTTTTTTATTCTCCTTGGCGTTTTTATTTGTTGCCCGCAAGGTGGCAAAGCGGGTTGGTTTGGTTGATAAGCCTAATTACCGTAAACGACATCAGGGGTTAATTCCGTTGGTCGGGGGGATTTCGGTTTATGCCGGGTTGTGTTTCGCCTTCCTGATCTCTGACCAAACGATTGCACACAGTCAGTTATATCTCGCCTGCGCCGGTTTGTTGGTATTTGTCGGCGCTCTGGATGACCGTTTTGACATCAGCGTAAAAATCCGCGCCTTTGTTCAGGCGCTGGTCGGCGTGGTGATGATGGTATTTGCCGGCCTGTATCTGCACAGCTTTGGTTATATCCTGGGCGGATGGGAAATGCAGCTGGGGCCGTTCGGTTATCTGCTGACGCTGTTTGCGGTGTGGGCGGCGATTAACGCCTTCAATATGGTAGATGGTATCGACGGCTTGCTGGGCGGTTTGTCCTGCGTGTCGTTCGGCGCGTTGGGCGTGCTGCTGTACTTCAGCGGGCATGCTGAGCTGGCGTTCTGGTGTTTTGCCATGATTGCCGCCATCGTTCCCTATATCTTGCTGAACCTGGGCATTCTCGGTCGTCGCTATAAAGTGTTTATGGGTGACGCCGGCAGCACGCTGATCGGCTTTACCGCGATCTGGCTGCTGCTGCAAAGTTCACAAGGCCAGACGCCGGCGATTCGCCCGGTAACCGCGCTGTGGATTATCGCGATTCCGCTGATGGATATGATCGCCATTATGTATCGTCGTTTGCGCAAAGGCATGAGCCCGTTCTCCCCCGATCGGCAGCATATCCACCACCTGATTATGCGCGCCGGCTTTACGCCGCGGCAGGCGTTTGTGCTGATAACCCTGGCTGCCGCCCTGTTGGCGGCGATCGGCGTACTGGGCGAATGGTTAACATTTATCCCGGAATGGTTCATGTTGGCATTGTTCTTGCTTGCATTTCTGTTCTACGGTTATTGCATTAAGCGAGCCTGGCGCGTTGCGCGTTACATCAAGCGCATCAAACGTCGTATGCGTCGCTCGATGGATAATAAGCAAGTACCTTAA
- the rhlB gene encoding ATP-dependent RNA helicase RhlB, translating to MSKTHLTEQKFSDFALHPLVLEALEKKGFHNCTPIQALALPLTLSGRDVAGQAQTGTGKTLAFLTSTFHYLLSHPAKQDRQTNQPRALIMAPTRELAVQIHADAEMLSQSTGLKLGLAYGGDGYDKQLKVLEKGVDILIGTTGRLIDYAKQNYIDLSAIQVVVLDEADRMYDLGFIKDIRWLFRRMPSADQRLNMLFSATLSYRVRELAFEQMNNAEYVEVEPEQKTGHRIKEELFYPSNEEKMRLLQTLIEEEWPDRAIVFANTKHRCEDIWGHLAADGHRVGLLTGDVAQKKRLRILEDFTKGSLDILVATDVAARGLHIPAVTHVFNYDLPDDCEDYVHRIGRTGRAGASGHSISLACEEYALNLPAIEAYTGHSIPVSKYNSDALLDDLPAPKRLSRPRGGNNSRRNSSQRRSGGAPRNNRKRSG from the coding sequence ATGAGCAAAACACACTTGACTGAACAGAAGTTTTCCGACTTCGCCCTGCACCCGTTAGTCCTTGAAGCCCTTGAAAAAAAAGGGTTTCACAACTGCACGCCTATCCAGGCGTTGGCATTACCGCTCACGCTCTCCGGGCGTGACGTTGCAGGTCAGGCGCAAACCGGTACCGGAAAGACGTTGGCATTTCTGACGTCTACTTTTCACTATTTACTCTCCCACCCGGCGAAACAGGATCGCCAGACCAACCAACCGCGCGCCTTGATCATGGCGCCTACGCGCGAGCTGGCGGTGCAGATCCACGCCGATGCGGAAATGCTGTCGCAGTCCACCGGGCTGAAGCTGGGCCTGGCCTACGGCGGCGACGGTTATGACAAACAGCTGAAAGTGCTGGAAAAGGGCGTAGATATTCTGATCGGCACCACCGGCCGACTGATTGACTACGCAAAACAAAACTATATCGACCTGAGCGCCATTCAGGTGGTGGTGCTGGATGAAGCCGATCGCATGTACGATCTGGGCTTTATCAAAGATATCCGCTGGCTGTTCCGCCGCATGCCGTCGGCCGATCAGCGTCTGAACATGCTGTTCTCCGCCACCCTCTCCTACCGCGTACGCGAGCTGGCGTTCGAGCAGATGAACAATGCCGAATATGTGGAAGTCGAACCGGAACAGAAAACCGGCCACCGCATCAAAGAAGAGCTGTTCTACCCGTCCAACGAAGAGAAAATGCGCCTGCTGCAGACGTTGATCGAAGAAGAGTGGCCGGATCGCGCCATCGTCTTCGCCAACACCAAGCACCGCTGCGAGGACATCTGGGGCCATCTGGCCGCTGACGGTCACCGCGTGGGCCTGCTGACCGGCGACGTCGCCCAGAAAAAGCGTCTGCGCATTCTGGAAGACTTCACCAAAGGCAGCCTGGATATTCTGGTGGCCACCGACGTTGCGGCGCGCGGCCTGCATATTCCTGCGGTTACCCACGTCTTCAACTACGATCTGCCTGACGACTGCGAGGACTACGTTCACCGCATCGGCCGTACCGGCCGCGCCGGCGCCAGCGGGCACTCCATCAGCCTGGCCTGTGAAGAATACGCGCTTAACCTGCCGGCGATCGAAGCCTACACCGGGCACAGCATCCCGGTCAGCAAATACAACAGCGACGCACTGCTGGACGATTTGCCGGCGCCGAAACGCCTGTCGCGCCCGCGCGGCGGCAACAATTCGCGCCGTAATTCGTCGCAACGCCGCAGCGGCGGCGCGCCGCGCAACAACCGTAAACGTTCAGGCTGA
- the wecC gene encoding UDP-N-acetyl-D-mannosamine dehydrogenase codes for MSFDTISVIGLGYIGLPTAAAFASRKKNVIGVDVNAHAVATINRGEIHIVEPDLDKVVKEAVDGGYLQAVNKPVAADAFLIAVPTPFKGDHEPDLAFVESAAKSLAPVLKKGDLVILESTSPVGATEQMAAWLAQARSDLSFPQDAGEEADINIAYCPERVLPGQVMVELIQNDRVIGGMTPKCSERASALYKIFLEGECVITNSRTAEMCKLTENSYRDVNIAFANELSLICADQGINVWELIRLANRHPRVNILQPGPGVGGHCIAVDPWFIVAQNPQQARLIHTARLVNDGKPLWVVDRVKAAVADCLAATDKRASELKIACFGLAFKPNIDDLRESPAVEVTQLIAEWHQGETLAVEPNVEQLPKALAGQVTLKSLSDALQQADVLVMLVDHNEFKAIAPEAVKQNWIVDTKGVWR; via the coding sequence ATGAGTTTTGACACGATTTCAGTTATCGGCCTGGGGTATATCGGTCTGCCGACGGCGGCAGCGTTTGCCTCACGCAAGAAGAACGTCATTGGCGTTGATGTCAATGCGCACGCGGTGGCAACCATTAACCGTGGTGAAATTCACATCGTTGAACCGGATCTGGATAAAGTCGTGAAGGAGGCGGTCGACGGCGGCTATCTGCAGGCGGTGAACAAGCCGGTAGCGGCGGATGCCTTCCTGATCGCGGTGCCGACGCCGTTCAAGGGCGATCACGAGCCGGATCTGGCCTTTGTGGAGTCCGCCGCCAAATCGCTGGCGCCGGTGCTGAAAAAGGGCGATCTGGTGATTCTGGAATCGACGTCGCCGGTAGGCGCCACCGAACAGATGGCCGCGTGGCTGGCGCAGGCGCGCAGCGATCTGAGCTTCCCGCAGGACGCCGGCGAAGAGGCGGACATCAACATCGCCTACTGCCCGGAGCGCGTATTACCGGGGCAGGTGATGGTGGAACTGATTCAGAATGACCGCGTCATCGGCGGCATGACGCCAAAATGCTCCGAGCGCGCCAGCGCGCTGTATAAAATTTTCCTGGAAGGCGAATGCGTGATCACCAACTCGCGCACCGCGGAAATGTGCAAGCTGACGGAAAATAGCTACCGTGACGTCAATATCGCCTTCGCCAATGAACTGTCGCTGATCTGCGCCGATCAGGGGATCAACGTCTGGGAGCTGATTCGTCTGGCCAACCGCCATCCGCGCGTCAATATCCTGCAGCCCGGCCCGGGTGTCGGCGGCCACTGTATCGCCGTCGATCCATGGTTTATCGTGGCGCAGAACCCGCAGCAGGCGCGTTTGATCCATACGGCGCGGCTGGTCAACGACGGCAAGCCGCTGTGGGTGGTCGACCGCGTGAAAGCGGCGGTGGCAGATTGCCTGGCAGCCACCGACAAGCGGGCGTCCGAGCTGAAAATCGCCTGCTTCGGTCTGGCCTTCAAACCCAATATCGATGACCTGCGTGAAAGCCCGGCGGTCGAAGTCACGCAACTGATTGCCGAGTGGCATCAGGGTGAAACGTTGGCAGTGGAGCCGAACGTGGAGCAACTGCCGAAAGCGCTGGCCGGCCAGGTCACGTTGAAAAGCCTCAGCGATGCGCTGCAGCAGGCCGATGTGCTGGTGATGCTGGTGGATCACAACGAGTTCAAGGCTATCGCGCCGGAAGCCGTTAAGCAAAACTGGATCGTCGATACCAAAGGCGTCTGGCGTTAA
- the wecB gene encoding non-hydrolyzing UDP-N-acetylglucosamine 2-epimerase, with translation MKVLTVFGTRPEAIKMAPLVHALAQDEAFEARVCVTAQHREMLDQVLRLFEIVPDYDLNIMQPGQGLTEITCRILEGLKGVLEAFKPDVVLVHGDTTTTLATSLAAFYQRIPVGHVEAGLRTGDLYSPWPEEANRTLTGHLAMFHFAPTENSRQNLLRERVPDSQIFVTGNSVIDALFWVRDRVMSDARQREALAQRYPFLDDDKKLILVTGHRRESFGGGFERICSALAEIARQHPDVQVVYPVHLNPNVSEPVNRILKGIDNIMLIDPQDYLPFVYLMAKSTIILTDSGGIQEEAPSLGKPVLVMRETTERPEAVDAGTVRLVGTDVATIVAAVGRLLTDENEYHAMSRAHNPYGDGHACQRILEALKNYQVTL, from the coding sequence GTGAAAGTGTTGACCGTTTTCGGCACCCGACCTGAAGCCATTAAAATGGCGCCGTTGGTACATGCCTTGGCTCAGGACGAAGCCTTTGAAGCAAGAGTCTGTGTGACCGCGCAGCATCGCGAGATGTTGGACCAGGTCTTGCGCTTATTTGAAATTGTTCCCGATTACGATCTCAATATCATGCAGCCGGGGCAGGGGCTGACCGAAATCACCTGTCGTATCCTGGAAGGGCTGAAGGGCGTTCTGGAAGCGTTTAAACCGGACGTGGTGCTGGTGCACGGCGATACCACCACCACGCTGGCCACCAGCCTGGCGGCGTTTTACCAGCGTATTCCGGTCGGCCATGTCGAAGCGGGGCTGCGTACCGGCGATCTCTATTCCCCCTGGCCGGAAGAGGCCAACCGCACGCTGACCGGTCACCTGGCGATGTTCCATTTTGCGCCGACGGAGAATTCACGCCAGAATCTGTTGCGTGAACGGGTACCGGACAGCCAGATTTTTGTCACCGGCAACTCGGTGATTGACGCGTTATTCTGGGTGCGCGACCGCGTGATGAGCGATGCGCGGCAGCGTGAGGCACTGGCGCAGCGTTATCCTTTCCTTGATGACGATAAAAAACTGATTCTGGTTACCGGCCATCGCCGCGAGAGCTTCGGCGGCGGTTTTGAGCGAATCTGCAGCGCGCTGGCGGAAATCGCTCGTCAGCACCCTGATGTGCAGGTGGTGTACCCGGTGCACCTGAACCCGAACGTCAGTGAACCGGTTAACCGCATTCTGAAAGGCATCGACAACATCATGCTGATTGATCCGCAGGATTACCTGCCGTTCGTTTATCTGATGGCCAAATCGACCATTATTCTGACGGACTCCGGTGGTATTCAAGAGGAAGCGCCATCGCTTGGCAAACCGGTATTGGTGATGCGTGAAACCACCGAACGCCCGGAAGCGGTTGACGCCGGCACTGTGCGTCTGGTTGGCACCGACGTGGCGACCATTGTCGCTGCGGTGGGTCGCCTGCTGACGGATGAAAACGAATATCATGCAATGAGCCGGGCGCATAACCCTTACGGCGATGGTCATGCCTGCCAGCGTATCCTCGAAGCGTTAAAGAATTATCAGGTGACATTATGA
- the wzzE gene encoding ECA polysaccharide chain length modulation protein: MIPDTTSDKNHPAVDNELDIRGLCRTLWRGKAWIIGIAVLFAAVALAVSYLVKQEWSATAITDRPTVNALGGYYSQQQFLRNLDVRTTPAVPAEQPSIADEAYQEFIMQLAAYDTRRDFWLQSDYYKQRQEGDERADAALLDELIANIQFTPRDDKKSPNDGVKLTAETALDANRLLREYVLFASHRAALHLNEEIQGAWAARTTSMKAQVKRQEAVADAIYKRQLNSVQQALKIAERQGIARTQTDTPAEQLPDSDLFLLGKPMLQARLEGLQASGPSYDLDYDQNRAMLATLNVGPTLDKQFQTYRYLRTPEEPVKRDSPRRVFWLILWGAIGAMAGAGVALVRRPRN; the protein is encoded by the coding sequence ATGATTCCAGATACAACGTCAGACAAGAACCACCCGGCGGTTGATAACGAACTCGATATTCGTGGATTGTGTCGCACTTTATGGCGCGGCAAAGCCTGGATTATCGGTATCGCCGTCTTGTTTGCAGCGGTCGCGCTGGCGGTCTCCTACCTGGTCAAGCAGGAGTGGAGCGCAACGGCGATTACCGATCGGCCGACGGTCAATGCGCTGGGGGGATATTACTCCCAACAGCAGTTCCTGCGTAATCTGGATGTGCGCACCACCCCGGCCGTGCCAGCCGAACAGCCGAGCATTGCCGACGAAGCCTACCAAGAGTTCATTATGCAGCTGGCGGCCTACGATACCCGGCGCGATTTCTGGCTGCAGAGTGATTACTACAAGCAGCGGCAGGAAGGTGATGAGCGCGCCGATGCCGCGTTACTCGACGAATTGATCGCCAATATTCAATTTACGCCGCGTGATGACAAAAAATCGCCGAACGACGGGGTTAAACTGACGGCTGAAACGGCGCTGGATGCCAATCGTTTACTCCGTGAGTATGTGCTGTTCGCCAGCCATCGCGCGGCGCTGCACCTGAACGAAGAGATTCAGGGCGCCTGGGCGGCGCGCACCACCTCAATGAAAGCACAGGTTAAACGGCAGGAGGCGGTGGCGGACGCGATTTATAAGCGTCAGCTGAACTCGGTGCAGCAGGCGCTGAAAATCGCCGAACGACAGGGTATCGCCCGTACGCAGACCGACACGCCGGCCGAACAGCTGCCGGATTCCGATCTGTTCCTGCTGGGCAAGCCGATGCTGCAGGCGCGTCTGGAAGGTTTACAAGCCTCCGGTCCGAGCTATGATTTGGACTACGATCAGAACCGCGCCATGCTGGCGACGCTGAATGTCGGGCCGACGCTGGATAAGCAGTTTCAGACTTACCGCTATTTGCGTACGCCGGAAGAACCGGTAAAACGTGATAGTCCAAGAAGAGTATTTTGGCTGATCCTGTGGGGCGCTATCGGTGCGATGGCCGGCGCCGGGGTGGCCTTGGTTCGTCGTCCGCGCAATTGA